A single window of Nocardia sp. NBC_01327 DNA harbors:
- the mftF gene encoding mycofactocin biosynthesis glycosyltransferase MftF (Members of this protein family, MftF, are glycosyltransferases, members of PF00535 (glycosyl transferase family 2). The encoding gene is found as part of the mycofactocin cassette, in Mycobacterium tuberculosis, many other Actinobacteria, and occasional members of other lineages. Mycofactocin itself, a putative redox carrier, is a heavily modified derivative of the C-terminal Val-Tyr dipeptide of the mycofactocin precursor MftA (TIGR03969).) codes for MNTGLPQGFHLAIDADTVQVDTDTLRGGSPVKVLRLSPRGRTAWSELCSGPVRSAAGAALARRLTDVGLAHPRPPVPDTAYSVTVVIPVKDRAEMLRQCLASLDGAYPTVVVDDGSQDRNALADIATARSSTVVHRPRCGGPAAARNTGLHSISTELVAFLDSDCIATTGWIEKLAPHFADPLVAAVAPRVLALDATTSAGRYGEVSGSLDMGAAEGRVLPGSRISYVPSAALIVRREALRDIGLFDERLRYGEDVDLIWRLHEAGLRIRYVPAVQVHHREPQHWPELLARRFRYGTSAAPLAQRHPNAMAPLVVHPWHTATVLAAVTGRPAPTAAAFGLSLWATRSALRRAGLPTTGTLATTGTGLQQTWLGLGRFMIQFSGPVLGALLLRSPGRPAPRRLARAAIASLLLGTPLTTYFQRRPRLDPIRFTLGQLADHAAYGAGVWAGCLRYRTTVPIRPILARPPRRIGAATARSAAQSTMKGSK; via the coding sequence GTGAATACCGGACTGCCGCAGGGCTTTCACCTTGCGATCGATGCCGACACCGTGCAGGTCGACACCGATACCCTGCGTGGCGGATCGCCGGTAAAGGTGCTGCGGCTGTCACCGCGCGGACGCACTGCGTGGTCCGAATTGTGCAGCGGCCCTGTGCGTTCCGCCGCCGGAGCGGCCCTGGCACGCCGTCTCACCGATGTAGGCCTGGCACATCCACGACCTCCGGTACCGGACACCGCCTACTCCGTGACCGTTGTCATCCCGGTCAAGGATCGGGCTGAGATGCTCCGGCAATGCCTGGCGTCACTCGACGGGGCGTATCCCACCGTGGTGGTGGACGACGGCTCGCAGGACCGAAATGCACTGGCGGACATCGCCACCGCACGTTCGTCCACGGTGGTGCACCGCCCGCGCTGCGGCGGCCCCGCCGCAGCCCGCAACACCGGCCTGCACTCGATCAGCACAGAGTTGGTCGCCTTTCTCGACAGTGACTGCATCGCCACCACAGGCTGGATCGAGAAACTCGCCCCGCATTTCGCCGACCCGCTGGTAGCGGCCGTCGCTCCGCGCGTCCTCGCCCTGGACGCGACAACGTCGGCCGGGCGCTACGGCGAGGTCTCGGGCAGCTTGGATATGGGTGCGGCCGAGGGCCGCGTGCTACCGGGTTCCCGAATCTCCTACGTACCCAGTGCCGCGCTAATTGTGCGCCGAGAAGCATTGCGCGACATCGGCCTATTCGACGAGCGCCTGCGCTACGGCGAAGACGTCGACCTGATCTGGCGGCTGCACGAGGCGGGGTTGCGCATCCGCTACGTCCCGGCCGTCCAGGTGCACCACCGGGAGCCGCAGCACTGGCCGGAATTGCTGGCCAGGCGATTCCGCTACGGAACCTCGGCAGCGCCACTGGCGCAACGACATCCGAACGCCATGGCTCCACTCGTCGTGCACCCGTGGCATACCGCCACCGTGCTCGCCGCAGTCACCGGGCGACCGGCGCCGACCGCCGCGGCTTTCGGACTGTCGCTGTGGGCCACCCGAAGCGCACTGCGCCGAGCCGGACTGCCCACCACAGGCACGCTCGCGACCACCGGCACCGGCCTGCAACAGACTTGGCTAGGCCTGGGGCGCTTCATGATTCAGTTCAGCGGACCGGTTCTCGGCGCACTGCTGCTCCGCAGTCCGGGCAGACCGGCACCACGCCGACTGGCCCGTGCGGCCATCGCCTCGCTGCTGCTGGGCACCCCCTTGACCACGTATTTCCAGCGTCGACCGAGACTGGACCCGATTCGCTTCACACTCGGGCAGCTCGCCGACCACGCCGCCTACGGCGCGGGCGTCTGGGCGGGTTGCCTCCGATACCGCACCACCGTGCCGATCCGGCCGATCCTCGCTCGACCGCCCCGCCGAATCGGCGCTGCGACAGCACGATCGGCCGCACAATCGACAATGAAGGGATCCAAGTAA
- a CDS encoding mycofactocin-coupled SDR family oxidoreductase encodes MAVSGRVAVVTGAARGIGAATTMALITAGWSVLAVDCVADDSALPYPMATEADLDDVVAQGRVLAGDSGRIHHYRADVRDCDALQAAVDEAQRRWGRMDAGVACAGVIAGGVPLWEMPEAQEKAVLDVNLGGVISLARAVIPALLRQPEPRSGRFLAVASAAATSGLPMLAAYCAAKAGVAGLIRALAVELGGTGITANAVSPGSTDTPILAESARLYDLSGPAAFAAQQPIGRLLDPREIAAALAFLASPAASGITGAVLPVDGGLAL; translated from the coding sequence GTGGCCGTGAGCGGGCGGGTGGCGGTGGTGACCGGTGCGGCGCGCGGGATCGGGGCGGCTACGACAATGGCGCTGATCACGGCTGGGTGGTCGGTGCTGGCGGTTGACTGCGTGGCGGACGATTCGGCGCTGCCGTATCCGATGGCTACGGAGGCCGATCTCGATGACGTGGTCGCGCAGGGGCGTGTGCTCGCCGGGGATTCGGGGCGGATTCACCACTACCGCGCGGATGTTCGGGATTGTGATGCCCTGCAGGCGGCCGTGGACGAGGCGCAGCGGCGTTGGGGGCGGATGGACGCCGGGGTTGCCTGCGCCGGTGTGATCGCCGGTGGTGTTCCGCTGTGGGAGATGCCGGAGGCGCAGGAGAAGGCTGTGCTCGATGTCAATCTCGGTGGGGTGATATCTCTTGCGCGGGCTGTGATTCCGGCGCTGCTGCGGCAGCCGGAACCGCGCTCGGGGCGTTTTCTGGCCGTCGCCTCCGCGGCCGCGACCAGCGGGCTGCCGATGCTGGCGGCCTACTGCGCCGCCAAAGCGGGTGTGGCCGGGCTGATTCGGGCGCTGGCCGTCGAGCTGGGCGGCACCGGCATCACCGCCAATGCCGTCAGTCCGGGATCGACCGATACTCCGATTCTGGCCGAGAGCGCACGGCTCTACGACCTGTCCGGCCCTGCCGCCTTCGCCGCACAGCAGCCGATCGGGCGACTGCTCGATCCGCGGGAGATCGCGGCCGCGCTGGCCTTCCTCGCCTCCCCTGCCGCCAGTGGCATCACGGGCGCGGTATTGCCCGTCGACGGCGGGCTGGCGCTGTGA
- the mftE gene encoding mycofactocin biosynthesis peptidyl-dipeptidase MftE, translating into MTRLAELTSPEIGVRATTSVLAIPIGSTEQHGPHLPMSTDTDIASALCERLGAARDDVLAAPALPYGSAGEHAGFPGTLSIGQTALELLIVELCRSACDTFDRVLLVSAHGGNNEPLTRAVRLLRSESRDVQLFCPRWAGDPHAGHQETSLMLTLKPELVHMDRAVLGDPRPLPEIMPLLRSGGVRAVTETGILGDPTAAEAEAGRRLLETLTAALLDSVSAWLEPAMP; encoded by the coding sequence ATGACTCGGCTCGCCGAGCTGACCTCACCCGAAATCGGCGTGCGCGCAACCACTTCGGTGCTGGCGATTCCGATCGGATCGACGGAACAGCACGGCCCGCACCTGCCGATGTCCACCGACACCGATATCGCCTCGGCCCTGTGCGAACGGCTCGGCGCCGCCCGCGACGACGTCCTGGCGGCACCGGCACTCCCCTACGGCTCCGCGGGCGAGCACGCCGGATTCCCCGGCACCCTCTCGATCGGGCAGACCGCCCTGGAACTGCTCATCGTGGAGTTGTGCCGCTCGGCCTGCGACACGTTCGACCGGGTCCTGCTGGTCTCCGCGCACGGCGGTAACAACGAACCGCTCACTCGTGCGGTCCGGCTGCTGCGCTCCGAATCGCGAGACGTCCAGCTGTTCTGCCCGCGGTGGGCAGGCGATCCGCACGCCGGGCACCAGGAGACATCGTTGATGCTGACGCTGAAACCCGAACTCGTGCACATGGATCGCGCCGTACTCGGCGATCCACGCCCGCTCCCCGAGATCATGCCTCTGCTGCGTTCCGGTGGCGTGCGCGCCGTCACCGAGACCGGCATTCTCGGCGACCCGACCGCCGCCGAAGCCGAGGCCGGCCGCCGCCTACTCGAAACCCTCACCGCCGCACTGCTCGACAGCGTCAGCGCCTGGCTCGAACCGGCAATGCCGTGA
- the mftC gene encoding mycofactocin radical SAM maturase (MftC is a radical SAM/SPASM enzyme that catalyzes the first two steps in biosynthesis of the electron carrier mycofactocin from the terminal Val-Tyr dipeptide of the precursor peptide MftA.), whose protein sequence is MTLAADPAGSLVDQFQFGLTAPICLTWELTYACNLSCVHCLSSSGRRDPRELSTAQCKAVIDELERMQVFYVNIGGGEPTVRPDFWELVDYATEHHVGVKFSTNGIKITPEVAQRLAGSDYVDVQISLDGATAEINDAVRGPGSYATALRAMRNLADAGFRDFKISVVMTRQNIGQLDAFKAIADRFHAQLRITRLRPSGRGADVWDELHPTAGQQRELYDWLLAHGEQVLTGDSFFHLAGYGEALPGLNLCGAGRVVCLIDPVGDVYACPFAIHENFLAGNVLDAGGFEKVWQSSDLFTELRGPQTGGACTSCSAFDACRGGCMAAKFFTGLPLDGPDPECVKGFGATALSMPTIPDRPKPSLDHSHRTRKSVPVQLGWGPPDRVVPDRACDENPLAGFTPAAPIGR, encoded by the coding sequence ATGACCTTGGCTGCGGACCCCGCCGGATCGCTCGTCGATCAATTCCAATTCGGCCTCACGGCTCCCATCTGCCTGACCTGGGAGCTGACCTACGCCTGCAATCTGTCCTGCGTGCACTGCCTGTCGAGTTCGGGGCGGCGCGATCCGCGCGAGCTGAGCACCGCGCAGTGCAAGGCCGTCATCGACGAGCTGGAACGAATGCAGGTCTTCTACGTCAATATCGGCGGCGGCGAACCCACGGTGCGGCCCGACTTCTGGGAACTGGTGGACTACGCCACGGAACACCATGTCGGAGTCAAGTTCTCCACCAATGGCATCAAGATCACGCCGGAGGTGGCGCAGCGCCTCGCGGGCAGCGATTACGTCGATGTGCAGATCTCCCTCGACGGTGCGACCGCCGAGATCAATGACGCGGTGCGCGGGCCGGGTTCGTATGCCACCGCCCTGCGCGCCATGCGGAATCTGGCCGATGCCGGATTCCGCGACTTCAAGATCTCGGTCGTGATGACCAGGCAGAACATCGGTCAACTCGATGCGTTCAAGGCCATCGCCGATCGATTCCACGCCCAATTGCGCATTACCCGGCTGCGCCCCTCCGGTCGTGGCGCCGATGTGTGGGATGAGCTGCATCCGACTGCCGGACAGCAGCGCGAACTCTACGATTGGCTGCTCGCACACGGGGAACAGGTGCTGACCGGCGATTCGTTCTTCCACCTGGCCGGGTACGGCGAGGCGCTGCCGGGTCTGAACCTGTGCGGCGCGGGCCGGGTGGTCTGCCTGATCGATCCGGTCGGCGATGTCTACGCCTGCCCGTTCGCCATCCACGAGAACTTCCTGGCGGGCAATGTTCTCGATGCCGGCGGCTTCGAAAAGGTCTGGCAGAGTTCGGATCTGTTCACCGAACTGCGCGGGCCGCAGACGGGCGGGGCCTGCACCTCGTGCTCGGCTTTCGATGCGTGCCGGGGCGGCTGCATGGCCGCGAAGTTCTTCACCGGACTGCCCCTCGACGGACCGGATCCGGAGTGCGTCAAGGGTTTCGGCGCCACCGCACTGTCCATGCCGACCATCCCCGATCGGCCGAAGCCGTCGCTGGATCACTCGCATCGCACCCGCAAAAGCGTTCCGGTGCAGCTCGGCTGGGGGCCGCCGGACCGCGTCGTCCCCGATCGCGCCTGCGATGAGAACCCACTGGCAGGCTTCACTCCCGCCGCCCCGATCGGCCGCTGA
- the mftB gene encoding mycofactocin biosynthesis chaperone MftB (MftB, a small protein, is a peptide chaperone that assists the radical SAM enzyme MftC in performing two modifications to the C-terminal Val-Tyr dipeptide of the mycofactocin precursor peptide, MftA. MftB's role is analogous to the role of PqqD in the biosynthesis of PQQ, a cofactor that derives entirely from a Tyr and a Glu in the precursor PqqA.), whose amino-acid sequence MACAVSTEAPGFDLDTPWGLHPKVSIRPEQFGALLYHFGTRRLSFLKSPTLLRVVDRLDTEPSARAACLAAGVSEQQLRSYATALATLADSTMICPR is encoded by the coding sequence ATGGCATGTGCGGTGTCTACTGAGGCCCCGGGCTTCGACCTGGACACCCCCTGGGGACTGCACCCCAAAGTGTCGATCCGGCCGGAGCAGTTCGGGGCGCTGCTCTATCACTTCGGCACCCGGCGACTGTCGTTCCTGAAGAGCCCCACCCTGCTGCGCGTCGTCGACCGCCTCGATACCGAGCCCAGCGCCCGCGCGGCCTGCCTGGCCGCCGGGGTTTCCGAGCAGCAGTTGCGCAGCTACGCCACTGCGCTTGCCACGCTGGCCGATTCGACGATGATCTGCCCACGATGA
- the mftA gene encoding mycofactocin precursor MftA (Mycofactocin is a small molecule electron carrier derived from the final two amino acids, Val-Tyr, of MftA, the mycofactocin precursor. It plays a role in redox homeostasis and the metabolism of alcohols and aldehydes in Actinobacteria, including Mycobacterium tuberculosis.) — MNDESTHASLEQSATDVIAEEVLVEEVSIDGMCGVY; from the coding sequence ATGAACGACGAATCCACCCACGCTTCCCTCGAACAGTCGGCCACCGACGTCATCGCCGAAGAGGTTCTGGTGGAAGAGGTTTCGATCGATGGCATGTGCGGTGTCTACTGA
- the mftR gene encoding mycofactocin system transcriptional regulator (MftR, the mycofactocin system transcriptional regulator, is an uncharacterized TetR family DNA-binding transcription factor. Its role is inferred by context. It occurs as part of the biosynthesis locus for mycofactocin, a partially characterized electron carrier derived from the terminal Val-Tyr dipeptide of the precursor peptide MftA, through a radical SAM enzyme-mediated process.): MTPDEQDRAPARRGRPLGTSPRAVELIAIRLFTEQGFEETTVEQIAAEAGISRRTFFRYFESKSAVLWYQFDGEVERLRLAFSQVPDEVELMDAIRQVVVAANVYLAQDAPELRARMNLLGTAPGAQASAGPHYDAWERAVSEFAGRRMGQPADGLYPLAIGRATLAVCRAAFDRWVISADSDLTVYLDLALRALSAGFAPAAAEAGARR; encoded by the coding sequence GTGACTCCCGACGAGCAAGACCGCGCACCCGCGCGCCGCGGCCGACCGCTGGGAACGAGTCCGCGCGCGGTGGAGCTGATCGCGATCCGCCTGTTCACCGAACAGGGCTTCGAGGAGACGACGGTCGAGCAGATCGCCGCCGAGGCGGGAATCAGTCGCCGGACGTTCTTCCGCTACTTCGAGTCCAAATCGGCCGTGCTCTGGTACCAGTTCGACGGCGAGGTCGAGCGCCTGCGGCTGGCCTTCAGTCAGGTGCCCGATGAGGTCGAACTCATGGACGCCATTCGCCAGGTGGTGGTGGCCGCCAATGTGTATCTCGCTCAGGACGCGCCCGAATTGCGCGCCCGCATGAATCTGCTCGGCACCGCGCCCGGCGCGCAGGCCAGCGCCGGGCCCCACTACGACGCGTGGGAGCGGGCCGTCAGCGAATTCGCCGGCCGCCGCATGGGGCAACCCGCGGACGGGCTGTACCCGCTCGCGATCGGGCGGGCCACCCTCGCCGTCTGCCGCGCGGCCTTCGATCGCTGGGTGATCAGTGCGGACAGCGATCTCACCGTGTACCTGGATCTCGCACTGCGAGCCTTGAGCGCCGGGTTCGCTCCGGCGGCCGCCGAGGCCGGGGCCCGGCGGTAA
- a CDS encoding DUF6629 family protein encodes MTADLVAGTALLPVAALSLREVKHWRELPFALLPAIFALHQYIESIVWAGLNGNVSAGLAHVAVFAYLLIALPLLPTLFPLSILLLEPRGARLRVAPFVVLGAVVSTYFAIVLVTDPVGVTSHPYCLAYQTGAQNMPVWAVLYVVAVIGPALMSGYPSIVAFGVLNLIGLVVAAALYVQAFASLWCVYAAVMSVLVLVHMVRRRRLPDPHRYHGQPLVPLPNP; translated from the coding sequence ATGACAGCTGACCTGGTCGCCGGTACCGCGTTGCTGCCGGTCGCCGCACTGTCGCTGCGAGAGGTGAAACACTGGCGCGAGTTGCCGTTCGCATTGCTGCCGGCGATATTCGCGCTGCACCAGTACATCGAATCCATTGTCTGGGCGGGACTGAACGGCAATGTTTCGGCCGGGCTCGCGCACGTAGCGGTATTCGCCTATCTCTTGATTGCGCTACCGCTGCTACCGACGCTCTTTCCGCTCTCGATATTGCTGCTCGAACCGCGCGGCGCGCGCCTTCGAGTGGCGCCCTTTGTGGTGCTCGGTGCGGTTGTCTCGACCTATTTCGCGATAGTCCTCGTCACCGATCCGGTGGGCGTGACTTCACATCCGTATTGCCTGGCCTATCAAACCGGTGCGCAGAATATGCCTGTATGGGCCGTCCTCTATGTCGTGGCCGTCATCGGACCGGCACTCATGTCGGGATACCCGTCGATCGTCGCGTTCGGGGTTCTCAACCTGATCGGCCTGGTGGTGGCGGCCGCGCTGTATGTCCAGGCGTTCGCATCACTGTGGTGCGTCTACGCGGCCGTCATGTCGGTACTGGTGCTTGTGCACATGGTGCGCCGTCGCCGACTTCCCGATCCGCATCGCTACCACGGTCAGCCGCTGGTTCCCTTGCCGAACCCCTGA
- a CDS encoding TetR family transcriptional regulator has translation MTEPMGLRERKKARLRETIAATAIRMFLESGFDQVSITDIAREAEVSRRTLFAYFPTKEDLVLQRFADHEQEAARTVRARPADQPLDALREAQLDALRRRDPNSGLNDDPEIMAFLQLISGTETLAARLQRYTSRGVDALADALREKDFDPLTARLIAAQVIVVQRELALLNHRCLVKGESAADRYPEAVRAANHAFDLLRDGLGAGRPQGFGKGTSG, from the coding sequence ATGACCGAACCGATGGGATTGCGGGAACGCAAGAAGGCGCGCCTGCGCGAGACGATCGCGGCCACGGCGATCCGCATGTTCCTCGAATCAGGGTTCGACCAGGTCTCCATCACCGATATCGCGCGCGAGGCGGAAGTCTCCCGGCGCACCCTCTTCGCGTACTTCCCCACCAAGGAAGACCTTGTCCTGCAACGGTTCGCCGACCACGAGCAGGAGGCGGCCAGGACGGTCCGCGCACGGCCGGCCGATCAGCCCCTCGACGCACTGCGGGAAGCGCAACTGGACGCACTGCGGCGGCGCGATCCGAACTCCGGCCTGAACGACGACCCCGAGATCATGGCCTTCCTCCAATTGATCAGCGGCACCGAAACTCTCGCGGCAAGGCTGCAGCGCTACACCTCACGCGGGGTGGATGCGCTGGCCGATGCATTGCGCGAGAAGGATTTCGATCCGCTCACCGCACGCCTCATCGCCGCCCAGGTGATCGTGGTGCAGCGCGAACTCGCCTTGCTGAATCACCGATGCCTCGTCAAGGGCGAATCCGCCGCAGACCGCTACCCCGAAGCGGTCCGAGCCGCCAACCATGCGTTCGATCTCCTGCGTGACGGCCTGGGAGCTGGTCGGCCTCAGGGGTTCGGCAAGGGAACCAGCGGCTGA